The Toxorhynchites rutilus septentrionalis strain SRP chromosome 3, ASM2978413v1, whole genome shotgun sequence genome includes a region encoding these proteins:
- the LOC129777041 gene encoding ribonuclease H2 subunit B — protein MNSNKHVFVISDPIKCESDSGAELKLQIITLRNPATGKPTKYLTRNDGNDLYELNQFSETNRSWFINETVCSNGRIYIPTRIDPLFLIIPYIERNCTSKAVPLDQVLVDDEFPHTEKLVDTISNGTQLSLIAEEKKAGSIKAYKYSESKTLDFLKRKCLRLELALGKECQFARSHNFIKEEKENEKNGEMLHYAHGVISDYLSLELSKKLGTALGLPEEKSNNKRKSTAEIEVNQIKKIKKEEVHETTPIKKVTSEKKVSAKSKALAKAANGTKSISSFFKK, from the exons ATGAACTCAAATAAGCATGTTTTTGTGATAAGCG ATCCAATAAAATGTGAAAGTGATTCTGGAGCGGAATTAAAGTTGCAGATCATCACTCTTCGAAACCCAGCTACCGGCAAACCTACGAAATATCTCACAAGAAACGATGGAAATGATTTGTACGAATTGAACCAATTTTCCGAAACCAACCGATCGTGGTTCATCAATGAGACGGTATGCTCAAACGGAAGAATCTATATTCCTACCAGGATCGACCCACTTTTCTTGATCATTCCCTACATAGAGAGAAATTGCACTAGTAAAGCTGTTCCGTTGGACCAAGTTTTAGTGGATGATGAATTTCCTCATACGGAAAAGCTCGTGGATACGATTTCGAACGGAACCCAATTGTCGTTGATAGCTGAGGAGAAAAAAGCAGGAAGCATAAAGGCTTATAAGTATAGTGAAAGTAAAACGCTAGATTTTCTTAAAAGGAAATGTCTTCGACTTGAGTTGGCTCTAGGAAAAGAATGCCAATTTGCCCGCTCGCACAATTTCATCAAAGAGGAGaaagaaaacgagaaaaacgGTGAAATGCTACATTATGCCCATGGTGTGATTTCGGATTATTTGAGTTTAGAGCTTAGTAAAAAGCTTGGAACCGCACTAGGACTTCCAGAGGAAAAATCGAACAACAAACGCAAATCGACTGCCGAGATAGAGGTTAATCaaattaagaaaattaaaaaagaagagGTTCACGAGACAACCCCAATCAAGAAAGTGACTTCAGAGAAGAAAGTTAGTGCAAAATCTAAAGCATTGGCTAAAGCGGCAAATGGTACGAAAAGTATTTCTAGCTTTTTCAAGAAATGA
- the LOC129777042 gene encoding SNAPIN protein homolog — protein sequence MNDDRSDSSVTSIEDDEEERTDNTENLCENPTRDILAEGFFRLFKPVIDDLDSNIRGARTNQVELRHQLDELSGQMKNLNFENDPQLHEYFKRMVHVKQKVVVIMNILQGAQERLVSLCQQQEQAVPAPDG from the exons ATGAATGACGATCGTTCGGACAGTTCTGTGACTTCAATTGAGGATGATGAAGAAGAACGCACCGATAACACAGAGAATCTGTGTGAAAATCCTACCCGAGACATCCTGGCGGAAGGGTTTTTCCGTCTTTTCAAGCCAGTCATCGATGATCTGGATAGTAACATTCGGGGCGCTCGAACGAATCAGGTGGAGCTTCGCCACCAGCTGGATGAACTTTCGGGCCAAATGAAGAATCTCAATTTCGAAAACGATCCCCAGTTGCACGAGTATTTCAAGCGGATGGTTCATGTCAAGCAGAAAGTGGTAGTAATAATGAATATTTTGCAAGGAGCGCAG GAACGTCTAGTAAGCCTTTgtcaacaacaagaacaagcgGTGCCAGCTCCGGATGGTTGA